The following are encoded together in the Juglans microcarpa x Juglans regia isolate MS1-56 chromosome 2D, Jm3101_v1.0, whole genome shotgun sequence genome:
- the LOC121249684 gene encoding uncharacterized protein LOC121249684 → MSVLMSSALSRIFPSPPLHYYPNKSSPNFISSTSSSTRGTGKTRRWVPRTFLRVSSSDDPTVAVASAPTKTSTDADDEDVIDSAADVVRNFYAGINARDLASVEDLIADNCVYEDLIFPRPFVGRKEVLQFFKKFIDSISMDLQFVIDDLSIEDSSAVGVTWHLDWKKRPFPFSKGCSFYRLEVVDKKRRIVYGRDSVEPAIKPGETALVAIRGVTWLLQKFPQLADRL, encoded by the exons ATGTCCGTGCTCATGAGCTCTGCTCTCTCTCGCATTTTTCCTTCACCTCCTTTGCATTACTACCCCAACAAATCCAGCCCTAATTTCatttcttcaacttcttctaGCACCAGAGGTACTGGAAAaacaagaagatgggtccctcGCACCTTCCTTAGGGTCTCATCTTCCGACGATCCCACGGTTGCTGTTGCTTCAGCTCCGACGAAAACATCAACCGATGCCGATGACGAGGATGTTATAGATTCTGCTGCGGACGTTGTGAGGAACTTCTACGCGGGGATCAACGCCCGCGATTTGGCCTCTGTGGAGGACCTCATTGCCGACAATTGCGTCTACGAGGACCTTATCTTTCCTCGTCCTTTCGTTGGTCGCAAG GAAGTTCTGCAGTTCTTCAAAAAGTTCATTGATTCTATCAGCATGGACCTCCAATTCGTTATTGATGATTTGTCTATTGAGGACTCCTCAGCAGTTGGGGTCACATGGCATTTAG ATTGGAAGAAGAGGCCCTTTCCTTTTAGCAAAGGATGCAGTTTTTATCGGTTGGAGGTCGTGGATAAAAAGAGACGAATAGT ATATGGGCGAGATAGTGTAGAACCTGCAATCAAACCTGGGGAGACGGCTTTG GTTGCAATCAGAGGTGTAACTTGGCTTCTGCAGAAATTTCCTCAGCTGGCGGACCGGCTATGA
- the LOC121249683 gene encoding LOW QUALITY PROTEIN: protein ABHD11 (The sequence of the model RefSeq protein was modified relative to this genomic sequence to represent the inferred CDS: inserted 1 base in 1 codon), with amino-acid sequence MSAVSNFSPCCYGGRSVSFVGSNSMLRSTAGIHWRATAWASRRFENDTFRISRSALHHSRRAIKDPSIRMTLVDERLARRGNVAKPSEILAYDLVQGALVRWSSVVDSSLPDPPTAVFLHGILGCRKNWGTFARRLAQEFPTWQFLLVDLRCHGDSTSIKKRGPHTVASTALDVLKLVGQLKIXPRVLVGHSFGGKAALSMVEQAAKPLARPVRVWVLDATPGKVRPGGDGEDHPAELISFLSTLPKEVSSKRNILNALIQEGFSKDVAQWVVTNLRPTNSLGPLSSTFSWVFDLKGIAEMYHSYEETNLWKIVEEVPRGVHINFLKAERSLHRWALEDLQRIHAAEELAADEGGGVEMHVLEDAGHWVHTDNPDGLFRILSSSFEVVKS; translated from the exons ATGTCGGCGGTTTCGAATTTCTCGCCGTGCTGTTACGGCGGGAGATCGGTCAGTTTTGTAGGGAGTAATTCGATGCTCCGTTCGACTGCCGGGATCCATTGGAGGGCCACGGCTTGGGCTTCGAGGCGTTTTGAG AATGATACATTTCGCATCTCTCGGTCAGCTCTCCATCACTCCCGCAGGGCAATTAAAGATCCAAGTATACGTATGACATTAGTAGACGAGAGGCTTGCTCGTAGAGGAAATGTCGCCAAGCCTTCTGAAATCTTG GCATATGATCTAGTTCAAGGAGCACTT GTAAGATGGAGTTCTGTTGTGGATAGCTCATTACCGGATCCACCTACAGCCGTTTTTCTGCATGGCATTTTAGGTTGCAGGAAGAACTGGG GTACCTTTGCACGGAGGTTGGCCCAAGAATTTCCAACATGGCAG TTTCTTTTAGTTGACCTACGGTGTCATGGTGATTCTACATCAATTAAGAAGAGGGGTCCACATACTGTTGCCTCCACTGCTCTTGATGTCTTAAAGCTA GTTGGACAGCTAAAAA ACCCCCGAGTTCTAGTTGGGCACAGCTTTGGAGGAAAAG CGGCATTGAGCATGGTTGAACAAGCTGCAAAACCTCTTGCACGACCAGTTAGA GTTTGGGTTCTAGATGCTACTCCTGGAAAGGTTAGACCTGGTGGAGATGGAGAGGACCATCCAGCAGAACTGATATCTTTCTTGAGTACCTTGCCAAAGGAG GTCTCCTCAAAGCGGAATATTTTGAACGCTCTCATTCAAGAAGGGTTTTCCAAAGATGTGGCACAG TGGGTGGTAACCAACCTTCGACCAACAAACTCTCTTGGTCCATTGTCATCAACTTTCTCGTGGGTCTTTGACCTCAAGGGAATAGCCGAAATGTATCATTCCTATGAAGAAACAAATTTATG GAAAATTGTTGAAGAGGTGCCTCGAGGTGTGcacattaattttttgaaagctGAAAGAAGCTTACACAGGTGGGCTCTTGAAGATCTCCAGAGAATTCATGCTGCTGAGGAACTTGCTGCTGATGAGGGAGGTGGAGTTGAAATGCATGTCCTTGAAGATGCTGGCCACTGG GTACATACGGATAACCCAGATGGGCTCTTTAGAATTCTTTCATCCTCTTTTGAGGTAGTCAAAAGCTGA